Proteins encoded within one genomic window of Ranitomeya variabilis isolate aRanVar5 chromosome 4, aRanVar5.hap1, whole genome shotgun sequence:
- the LOC143765417 gene encoding uncharacterized protein LOC143765417 isoform X2 — translation MYTINQGRTGTKIQPWHLKIHQGPPSHQAGFLIFTIDHQAPKNMSSSESSPSQHLRIEEAEAAEGLSKGDWVGGEMPGAGAQSSAAHSGQRREGPPSSSQSRRRDRRSGQPPSSQRAPDSDGEDGGIDVDRLIEEVREREPLWNMADRSHADQFVTHRLWEQICLNIVDNWEDLEPRQQTRARERVMKRWRSLRDRFKREFKKEMQAPSGSRGRRSQYKYGRALSFLRSTMSSRSTICTTREPAATLDPSGAIPQESATVGHVGRPHPSDPSLTSNPSAPSTSTSAGALLQTSLHEAAGDELAFPLPHPSDAATSRTPLGSGRQRQRGQERSYAPEFLHLNATLQSSIKLFAEQIIAGFNMVNKSIDELSSPVDRLHADVKQLPNLFFQSMLVSMEKLTLDQKMRVMQSCHAAVAKAIAQAPPTPPGVAPTPPHIATVSPTIPFHFQNPSQFPTQSQFQISSSLFPSPFNFTPPPVQPVLPAQPHVSPPPSTTNQPQPSRLSPTIDVVQPSSPSVSISTPQFKDL, via the exons ATGTATACCatcaatcagggccggactgggactaaaattcagccctggcatttgaag ATCCACCAGGGACCACCAAGCCATCAAGCCGGtttcctgat ATTCACCATTGACCACCAAGCCCCAAAAaacatgtcttcttctgagagctcTCCTTCACAGCATCTGCGTATTGAG gaagctgaagcagccgagggcCTCTCAAAAGGAGACTGGGTGGGTGGAGAAATGCCAGGAGCGGGCGCGCAGAGT tctgctgcacattctGGCCAACGCCGTGAAGGTCCTCCCAgcagctcccagagtcggcgtcgtGATCGCCGCAGCGGTCAGCCACCA tcttcacagcgtgctcctgactcaGATGGTGAGGACGGAGGAATagatgtggaccgcctcatcgaggaggtccgcgagcgggagccgctgtggaacatggctgaccgcagccatGCAGATCAATTTGTTACCCATCGGCTCTGGGAGCAAATATGCTTGAACATtgtggacaactgggaggaccttgaACCTAGGCAGCAGACTCGAGCAC gtgaaagggtaatgaagcggtggcggtcactcagggatcgcttcaagagagagttcaagaaggagatgcaggccccgagtggctcaagaGGACGCAGGAGCCAATACAAGTAcggcagagccctgtcgttcctccgttcGACGATgtcgagcagaag caccatcTGTACCACTCGGGAGCCTGCTGCCaccttggacccctctggagcgatcccacaggagtccgccaccgtgggccacgtcggtagaccccaTCCCTCTGACCCTTCCCTCACTTCcaatccctcggccccatccacatccaccagcgctggagcattattgcagacttcgttacatgaagctgctggtgacgagttagcgttccctttaccccacccttctgatgctgccacctctagaacacctttaggttctgggcggcagcgacagaggggtcaggaaaggagttaTGCTCccgagtttttgcatctgaatgcaaccTTACAGAGCTCTATCAAGCTTTTTGCTGAGCAAATTATTGCTGGGTTCAACATGGTGAATAAAAGCATCGATGAACTCAGCAGTCCTGTGGATAGGCTGCATGCAGATGTAAAGCAGTTGCCAAATCTTTTTTTCCAGTCAATGCTCGTGAGCATGGAAAAGCTAACTCTTGACCAGAAGATGCGTGTAATGCAAAGCTGCCATGCTGCTGTAGCGAAGGCCATCGCCCAAGCCCCTCCAACTCCCCCGGGAGTTGCTCCCACACCTCCTCACATAGCCACTGTCTCTCCTACCATCCCTTTCCATTTCCAAAATCCATCCCAattcccaacccagtcccaatttcAAATTTCCTCCTCACTGTTTCCTTCCCCGTTTAATTTTACACCACCCCCTGTCCAACCTGTCCTCCCTGCTCAGCCTCATGTTTCCCCCCCCCCTTCCACTACAAATcaaccccaacccagtaggctttcccctactatcgacgtggtccaaccttccagcccctccgttagtatctccaccccacagtttAAAGATTTATAA
- the LOC143765417 gene encoding uncharacterized protein LOC143765417 isoform X1, translating to MSQQMSLRVSCHCYSAHSCALTDRSPLQALPECQIHQGPPSHQAGFLIFTIDHQAPKNMSSSESSPSQHLRIEEAEAAEGLSKGDWVGGEMPGAGAQSSAAHSGQRREGPPSSSQSRRRDRRSGQPPSSQRAPDSDGEDGGIDVDRLIEEVREREPLWNMADRSHADQFVTHRLWEQICLNIVDNWEDLEPRQQTRARERVMKRWRSLRDRFKREFKKEMQAPSGSRGRRSQYKYGRALSFLRSTMSSRSTICTTREPAATLDPSGAIPQESATVGHVGRPHPSDPSLTSNPSAPSTSTSAGALLQTSLHEAAGDELAFPLPHPSDAATSRTPLGSGRQRQRGQERSYAPEFLHLNATLQSSIKLFAEQIIAGFNMVNKSIDELSSPVDRLHADVKQLPNLFFQSMLVSMEKLTLDQKMRVMQSCHAAVAKAIAQAPPTPPGVAPTPPHIATVSPTIPFHFQNPSQFPTQSQFQISSSLFPSPFNFTPPPVQPVLPAQPHVSPPPSTTNQPQPSRLSPTIDVVQPSSPSVSISTPQFKDL from the exons ATGTCTCAGCAGATGTCGCTGCGTGTTTCCTGCCATTGTTACTCTGCTCACTCCTGTGCGCTGACTGACCGGTCGCCGCTGCAGGCTCTCCCGGAGTGTCAG ATCCACCAGGGACCACCAAGCCATCAAGCCGGtttcctgat ATTCACCATTGACCACCAAGCCCCAAAAaacatgtcttcttctgagagctcTCCTTCACAGCATCTGCGTATTGAG gaagctgaagcagccgagggcCTCTCAAAAGGAGACTGGGTGGGTGGAGAAATGCCAGGAGCGGGCGCGCAGAGT tctgctgcacattctGGCCAACGCCGTGAAGGTCCTCCCAgcagctcccagagtcggcgtcgtGATCGCCGCAGCGGTCAGCCACCA tcttcacagcgtgctcctgactcaGATGGTGAGGACGGAGGAATagatgtggaccgcctcatcgaggaggtccgcgagcgggagccgctgtggaacatggctgaccgcagccatGCAGATCAATTTGTTACCCATCGGCTCTGGGAGCAAATATGCTTGAACATtgtggacaactgggaggaccttgaACCTAGGCAGCAGACTCGAGCAC gtgaaagggtaatgaagcggtggcggtcactcagggatcgcttcaagagagagttcaagaaggagatgcaggccccgagtggctcaagaGGACGCAGGAGCCAATACAAGTAcggcagagccctgtcgttcctccgttcGACGATgtcgagcagaag caccatcTGTACCACTCGGGAGCCTGCTGCCaccttggacccctctggagcgatcccacaggagtccgccaccgtgggccacgtcggtagaccccaTCCCTCTGACCCTTCCCTCACTTCcaatccctcggccccatccacatccaccagcgctggagcattattgcagacttcgttacatgaagctgctggtgacgagttagcgttccctttaccccacccttctgatgctgccacctctagaacacctttaggttctgggcggcagcgacagaggggtcaggaaaggagttaTGCTCccgagtttttgcatctgaatgcaaccTTACAGAGCTCTATCAAGCTTTTTGCTGAGCAAATTATTGCTGGGTTCAACATGGTGAATAAAAGCATCGATGAACTCAGCAGTCCTGTGGATAGGCTGCATGCAGATGTAAAGCAGTTGCCAAATCTTTTTTTCCAGTCAATGCTCGTGAGCATGGAAAAGCTAACTCTTGACCAGAAGATGCGTGTAATGCAAAGCTGCCATGCTGCTGTAGCGAAGGCCATCGCCCAAGCCCCTCCAACTCCCCCGGGAGTTGCTCCCACACCTCCTCACATAGCCACTGTCTCTCCTACCATCCCTTTCCATTTCCAAAATCCATCCCAattcccaacccagtcccaatttcAAATTTCCTCCTCACTGTTTCCTTCCCCGTTTAATTTTACACCACCCCCTGTCCAACCTGTCCTCCCTGCTCAGCCTCATGTTTCCCCCCCCCCTTCCACTACAAATcaaccccaacccagtaggctttcccctactatcgacgtggtccaaccttccagcccctccgttagtatctccaccccacagtttAAAGATTTATAA
- the AARSD1 gene encoding alanyl-tRNA editing protein Aarsd1 isoform X2, with protein MAFFCQKDSYATELLTEVISCSPAQLKADNGGKKETLSGFNVILKDTVLFPEGGGQPDDRGFIGEVQVLHVTRQGPEAVHFVLSALEPGSEVLVRIDWSRRFDHMQQHSGQHLITAIADSLYGFKTTSWELGRQRSSIELDTPTMTNQQVEAVELLVNQKIRQRVPVVVRVITTDDDEFNQVRSRGLPDDHAGPVRIIDMEGIDANMCCGTHVANLSDLQVIKILGTEKGKKNKTNLVFLTGERVLKYAARSYSVEKSLTALLKNGPDEHIEAVEKLQKSVKTLQKNNLTLLRDLAVLTAQSFKNSPDSGKLFSLHRKEGDNEFMNIIANEIGTETVSVISVGDYTASFHPSTAKQLFPFWSALSIGRLW; from the exons ATGGCTTTCTTTTGTCAGAAGGACAGCTACGCCACAGAG CTGCTGACAGAAGTGATATCATGCAGTCCTGCTCAATTGAAGGCAGATAATGGAGGGAAGAAGGAGACGCTGTCTGGATTCAACGTCATATTGAAGGACACTGTTCTGTTCCCTGAAGGCGGAGGACAG CCTGATGACCGAGGATTCATTGGAGAGGTCCAAGTGCTTCATGTCACCCGACAAGGCCCAGAAGCTGTACATTTTGTATTGTCTGCTTTGGAGCCAGGTTCAGAAGTATTAGTGAGGATAGACTGGAGCCGCAGATTCGACCACATGCAGCAACACTCAG GCCAACACCTCATCACAGCCATCGCAGACTCCCTTTATGGGTTTAAGACCACTTCATG GGAGCTGGGACGACAGCGCAGTTCTATTGAACTGGACACGCCAACCATGACAAACCAACAGGTTGAAGCTGTAGAACTTCTGGTAAACCAAAAGATCCGCCAGCGCGTGCCCGTCGTTGTGAGAGTGATTACTACTGACGATGATGAATTTAACCAA GTCAGAAGTCGAGGTTTACCTGATGACCATGCTGGACCGGTGAGAATAATCGACATGGAAGGCATTGATGCTAATATGTGCTGTGGGACCCATGTAGCTAATCTGAGTGATCTCCAG GTCATTAAGATTTTAGGAACCGAAAAAGGAAAGAAGAACAAGACTAATTTAGTATTCCTAACAGGAGAGAGGGTCCTGAAGTACGCCGCCCGGAGCTACAGTGTGGAGAAGTCTCTGACAGCCCTATTAAA GAATGGTCCTGACGAGCACATTGAAGCTGTGGAGAAGCTGCAGAAATCTGTGAAAACTCTCCAGAAG AATAATCTAACTTTACTGAGAGATCTTGCTGTCCTTACGGCCCAGAGCTTTAAAAACAGCCCAGACAGTGGCAAACTATTTTCTTTACACAG AAAAGAGGGAGATAACGAGTTTATGAATATTATCGCAAATGAAATTGGCACAGAG